The following proteins are encoded in a genomic region of Victivallis lenta:
- the purT gene encoding formate-dependent phosphoribosylglycinamide formyltransferase: protein MANSIGTALTPSAFKVLFCGAGELGKEVVIAMQRFGVETIAVDRYANAPGMQVAHRSHVINMLDGAELRQVIEREKPDLIVPEVEAIATDTLLALESEGYHVVPTARATKLTMNREGIRRLAAEELKVPTSPYRFAATREEFDAAVQAVGIPCVVKPIMSSSGHGQSVIRSASDIDHSWKIAQEGGRAGAGKVIVEGFVKFDYEITLLTVRHVGGTSYLEPIGHHQVDGDYQESWQPQKMSGKARAEAERIAGLVTGALGGYGIFGVELFVCGDRVIFSEVSPRPHDTGMVTMISQDLSEFDLHARAILGLPIPNIAFHGPSASKAVVADGNSKAVRFANVADALSEPDTQLRLFGKPELKGHRRLGVCLARAESTDKALEKVFRMREKLSVEL from the coding sequence ATGGCGAATTCGATCGGTACGGCGTTGACTCCCTCGGCCTTCAAGGTTCTGTTCTGCGGCGCGGGGGAACTCGGGAAAGAGGTCGTAATCGCGATGCAGCGGTTCGGCGTGGAAACCATCGCGGTCGACCGGTACGCGAATGCGCCCGGCATGCAGGTTGCCCACCGCTCTCACGTGATCAACATGCTTGACGGCGCAGAGCTGCGGCAGGTCATAGAACGCGAAAAGCCGGACCTCATCGTACCGGAAGTCGAAGCGATCGCCACCGATACGCTGCTCGCCCTGGAGAGCGAAGGCTACCATGTCGTGCCGACCGCACGGGCGACAAAGCTCACCATGAACCGGGAGGGAATCCGCCGTCTCGCGGCCGAGGAACTCAAGGTTCCGACCAGCCCGTACCGCTTCGCGGCGACGCGCGAAGAGTTCGATGCGGCCGTGCAGGCAGTCGGCATCCCGTGCGTGGTCAAGCCGATCATGAGCTCCTCCGGCCACGGCCAGAGCGTCATCCGGTCTGCGTCCGACATCGATCACTCCTGGAAAATCGCCCAGGAGGGAGGCCGGGCCGGAGCCGGCAAGGTCATTGTCGAAGGCTTCGTCAAATTCGATTATGAAATCACGCTGCTCACCGTCCGCCACGTCGGCGGCACGTCGTATCTGGAGCCGATCGGCCACCACCAGGTCGACGGGGATTATCAGGAGTCGTGGCAGCCGCAGAAGATGAGCGGCAAGGCGCGGGCCGAGGCGGAACGCATCGCCGGGCTGGTCACCGGGGCGCTCGGCGGTTACGGCATTTTCGGCGTCGAGCTTTTCGTCTGCGGCGACCGGGTGATTTTCAGCGAAGTGAGTCCGCGCCCGCACGACACCGGCATGGTGACCATGATCTCGCAGGATCTGTCGGAGTTCGATCTCCACGCCCGGGCCATCCTCGGGCTGCCGATTCCGAATATCGCGTTCCACGGCCCCTCCGCCTCGAAAGCGGTGGTCGCCGACGGCAACTCGAAGGCGGTCCGCTTCGCCAATGTCGCCGATGCGCTCAGCGAGCCGGACACCCAGCTCCGGCTGTTCGGCAAACCGGAACTCAAGGGACACCGCCGCCTCGGCGTCTGTCTCGCCCGGGCCGAATCGACCGACAAAGCGCTTGAAAAGGTGTTCCGCATGCGCGAAAAGCTCTCCGTCGAACTCTGA
- a CDS encoding BatD family protein: MKKFLSAILFFAAVLASAAGLQVSVDRDTVPENEVFYFTMEFEGSIDGPISLPELSGGDWLTNIRRNGVSILNGKRVNTLSVGIRGTAPGTLVIPAFKVKIDGREEQTQKIEVKVVPLSEMQVDDRAGGSATRLSDAVFGELTLPDKRQTYYVGEAIPMRVTVLALSELQPRLNRLPELTGTSDLVSRSYQWPDGRTSNFAEPDIRQTVQNGKRFIRFDFDTVMRPLKPGKIEPKASLTLSVALPDEQRSRPSFGFGFGFPFSDVEYTTYKVETSSPGAIEIKSLPPAPKDAVNLGLLGRWTLTGGFDRKEAKAGEALSFFLELKGSGTIETLSAPKLAFENMRVFPPEVQKDKPGEIRISYAVVPLKAGEFSKTMKFATFDPATGSYAVHELDLRLPVAPNDLPMTPGYSTGEAAPLSGEAAPAAADPVQSAQHLHRTSPGKTVPLPLIRHALPPAAAIVLLAAIAALVIELAARRKHRMQNDPEFRRVRLLKKEVPKLIARLKNTRSEEEFLQLLSVSVHPLLAEALRLPPGATPSEITAKIEDPALKAFLESVQAAEFMPAAARHKLFSKENVELLSAGLRKYAALFLLFVLAVFPAGAAEKPGAFEQGGAAFAAGDYPAAIRHYREALNDRAPSPHILYNLGEAAYRLGDLPLAKGYFERAHRLAPLDPVITEDLRQVNTALKLPEYDGGAVGRYRDALRPDWYLMIAATALAVLAVAGAVRRKLPPLLTRTALLCAAAVFVLASTAMYFQMHTTYRPERAVVLGSSLELRSLPAASSGSVVAVVSGGSDARILDRNGDFVRIGVNGQDGWVPAEKVMPIF, from the coding sequence GTGAAAAAATTTCTTTCAGCAATACTGTTTTTCGCGGCCGTTCTCGCATCGGCCGCAGGGCTTCAGGTATCGGTCGACCGTGACACGGTTCCCGAAAACGAGGTGTTTTACTTCACCATGGAATTCGAGGGCTCCATCGACGGGCCGATTTCGCTGCCGGAGCTCTCCGGCGGAGACTGGCTTACGAATATCCGCCGAAACGGAGTTTCGATCCTGAACGGCAAACGGGTCAACACGCTTTCGGTCGGCATTCGCGGAACGGCGCCCGGTACGCTCGTCATCCCGGCCTTCAAGGTGAAAATCGACGGCAGGGAGGAACAGACGCAGAAGATCGAGGTCAAAGTCGTGCCGCTCTCCGAAATGCAGGTGGACGACCGGGCCGGCGGAAGCGCCACCCGCCTCAGCGATGCGGTGTTCGGCGAACTGACGCTGCCGGACAAGCGGCAGACCTATTATGTGGGCGAGGCGATTCCGATGCGGGTCACGGTCCTCGCTCTTTCGGAGCTCCAGCCGCGGCTGAACCGGCTGCCCGAGCTCACCGGGACCTCGGATCTCGTTTCACGCAGCTACCAGTGGCCCGACGGCCGCACCAGCAACTTCGCGGAACCGGACATCCGCCAGACCGTCCAGAACGGGAAACGCTTTATCCGTTTCGACTTCGACACGGTCATGCGCCCGCTGAAGCCCGGGAAGATCGAGCCGAAGGCGAGCCTGACGCTTTCGGTCGCGCTGCCGGACGAACAGCGCAGCCGCCCGAGTTTCGGCTTCGGCTTCGGCTTCCCGTTCTCCGATGTCGAATACACGACCTACAAGGTCGAAACCAGCTCCCCGGGCGCAATCGAGATCAAGTCGCTGCCCCCGGCGCCGAAGGATGCCGTCAATCTCGGACTGCTCGGCCGGTGGACCCTCACCGGCGGCTTCGACCGCAAGGAGGCCAAAGCCGGGGAAGCGCTGAGCTTTTTCCTCGAACTCAAGGGCAGCGGGACCATCGAGACGCTCTCGGCGCCGAAGCTCGCCTTCGAGAACATGCGCGTCTTTCCGCCGGAAGTGCAGAAGGACAAACCCGGTGAAATCCGGATCAGCTACGCGGTTGTGCCGCTCAAGGCCGGGGAGTTCTCCAAAACGATGAAGTTTGCGACCTTCGACCCGGCGACCGGGAGTTACGCGGTTCACGAGCTGGACCTCCGGCTGCCGGTCGCCCCAAACGACCTGCCGATGACGCCCGGCTACTCAACCGGCGAAGCCGCCCCGCTCTCCGGGGAAGCCGCGCCCGCCGCAGCCGACCCCGTCCAGTCCGCACAGCACCTGCATCGGACCAGCCCCGGCAAAACGGTTCCGCTGCCGCTCATCCGCCATGCGCTGCCGCCCGCAGCGGCCATTGTGCTCCTCGCGGCGATTGCCGCGCTCGTCATCGAACTGGCCGCCCGCCGGAAGCACCGGATGCAGAACGATCCGGAGTTCCGCCGCGTCCGGCTGCTGAAGAAGGAGGTGCCGAAACTGATCGCCAGGCTGAAAAACACCCGCTCGGAGGAGGAGTTCCTGCAGCTGCTCTCCGTCTCGGTTCATCCGCTTCTGGCCGAAGCGCTGCGGCTGCCGCCCGGCGCGACTCCGTCCGAAATCACCGCAAAAATCGAAGACCCGGCTCTGAAGGCGTTCCTCGAATCCGTGCAGGCGGCGGAATTCATGCCCGCCGCGGCGCGGCACAAGCTGTTCTCGAAAGAGAACGTCGAACTCCTGTCGGCGGGGCTCCGGAAATATGCGGCGCTGTTCCTTCTCTTCGTCCTCGCCGTTTTCCCGGCCGGAGCCGCGGAGAAACCCGGCGCGTTCGAACAGGGCGGCGCGGCCTTCGCGGCCGGCGACTACCCGGCCGCGATCCGGCACTACCGGGAGGCCCTGAACGACCGGGCGCCTTCGCCGCACATTCTCTACAACCTCGGCGAAGCGGCCTACCGGCTCGGCGACCTGCCGCTGGCGAAGGGGTACTTCGAACGGGCCCACCGGCTCGCCCCGCTCGACCCGGTCATCACGGAAGACCTGCGGCAGGTCAACACCGCGCTGAAGCTGCCCGAATATGACGGCGGCGCGGTCGGCCGCTACCGCGATGCGCTGCGGCCGGACTGGTATCTGATGATCGCGGCAACGGCCCTCGCCGTCCTCGCCGTCGCCGGAGCGGTGCGGCGCAAACTGCCGCCGCTGCTGACCCGGACGGCGCTTCTCTGCGCCGCAGCGGTCTTCGTGCTGGCTTCGACGGCGATGTATTTCCAGATGCACACCACCTACCGCCCGGAACGTGCGGTCGTGCTGGGCAGTTCGCTGGAGCTGCGTTCGCTGCCGGCCGCTTCGAGCGGCAGTGTCGTCGCAGTTGTCTCCGGCGGAAGCGACGCGAGAATTCTCGACCGGAACGGCGATTTCGTGCGGATCGGGGTCAACGGGCAGGACGGCTGGGTTCCGGCCGAAAAGGTCATGCCGATCTTCTGA
- a CDS encoding vWA domain-containing protein, translated as MNFVHPQLLWLAPAALLLLAGAALYAASKRRKMLEQLLGQSAKDPRAVHYSPAKRKLRFILLAAVLLLLIAAAARPYRSSRIIPHQTFGRDILVLFDVSKSMWATDVAPSRLEHAKYLLRELVEKTGNDRFGIVAFAGRAFLACPLTSDKTTLEQYIDELGPSVIPIGGTNLELPVNIALDAFDAAAGNRAVLLMTDGDELSGNSAGAIAKLKERKIPLFILGLGDPRIAAPVPDEGGGFKRTAKGELATSRLNEEKLREFAAETGGIYVRSTVTDPGLAPIISRIDQLGRAEQEAAEKSIPYDDFPLLLGAAALLLFLYLMTGERPFEWRGAQLLWLALPLLAVGATPAELYNAARESQLAGDKEAASLYEQAIREGVGDREVRSRALYNLGIGSHRNVEETLNKALESVKAQQLDPALKMLDEALNRIGDTEELYRQSLASSAGAPNNLARLASDRSRVEELKKKIEELKKQQEQAKKQAQQARDQNKQEQNQQDQKNQQGQQNQQNQQDQKDQQGQQNQQNQQNQQNQQDQKDQQGQQGQQNQQDQQGQQNQQDQKDQQGQQGQQNQQNKQDQQGQQNQQGQQNQQDQQGQQNKQDQQDQQGQQNQQDQQGQQNRQDQKDQQGQQGQQGRQDQKDRQNRPDTDQAIEQAKREAEQLKKQADELNQTQLSQQAEKARQELEKAGQERRNNRRDQAQKHLDEAARALSGNGDGQEGEQQDQQKSEGQKGESGEQQDQQKSEEQKGESGEQQDQQKSEEQKGESGEQQDQQKSEEQKGESGEQQDPQKSEEQSAEQKDESAEGEEKNEISSETAEQLLQMMKDEEQSLRDRVNRGRGVRERKVEKDW; from the coding sequence ATGAATTTTGTCCATCCGCAATTGCTTTGGCTGGCGCCGGCCGCGCTCCTGCTTCTGGCAGGGGCCGCGCTGTACGCCGCGTCGAAGCGCAGAAAAATGCTCGAACAACTGCTCGGCCAGTCCGCGAAGGACCCCCGGGCGGTTCACTATTCACCGGCGAAACGCAAACTGCGGTTCATTCTGCTCGCGGCGGTCCTGCTGCTGCTGATCGCGGCGGCGGCGAGGCCGTACCGGTCAAGCCGGATCATTCCGCACCAGACATTCGGCCGGGATATCCTTGTCCTGTTCGACGTATCGAAAAGCATGTGGGCGACCGACGTCGCCCCGTCCCGGCTCGAACACGCCAAATACCTGTTGCGGGAGCTCGTGGAGAAAACCGGCAACGACCGGTTCGGCATCGTGGCCTTTGCGGGACGCGCCTTTCTGGCCTGCCCGCTGACCTCGGACAAGACGACGCTCGAACAATACATCGACGAACTCGGGCCGTCCGTCATTCCGATCGGCGGCACGAACCTCGAACTGCCGGTCAACATCGCGCTCGACGCCTTCGACGCTGCGGCCGGCAACCGGGCGGTCCTGCTCATGACCGACGGGGACGAGCTCTCGGGCAACAGCGCCGGAGCGATCGCTAAATTGAAGGAGCGGAAGATTCCGCTCTTCATCCTCGGGCTCGGCGACCCGCGCATTGCCGCGCCGGTTCCGGACGAAGGCGGCGGCTTCAAACGCACCGCCAAGGGAGAGCTGGCGACCAGCCGGCTCAACGAAGAAAAGCTGCGGGAGTTCGCGGCGGAAACCGGCGGGATCTATGTCCGCAGCACGGTGACCGATCCCGGGCTCGCGCCGATCATCAGCCGGATCGACCAGCTCGGCAGGGCGGAGCAGGAGGCGGCGGAGAAGTCGATTCCATACGACGATTTCCCGCTGCTGCTCGGCGCGGCGGCGCTGCTGCTCTTCCTTTATCTGATGACCGGGGAACGGCCGTTCGAATGGCGCGGCGCCCAACTGCTCTGGCTGGCGCTGCCGCTTCTGGCTGTCGGAGCGACGCCGGCGGAGTTGTACAACGCGGCGCGGGAGAGCCAGCTGGCCGGCGACAAGGAGGCGGCTTCGCTGTATGAACAGGCGATCCGCGAGGGAGTCGGCGACCGCGAAGTCCGCTCCCGCGCGCTGTACAATCTCGGCATCGGCTCCCACAGGAACGTCGAAGAGACACTGAACAAGGCGCTGGAATCGGTCAAGGCGCAGCAGCTCGACCCGGCCCTGAAGATGCTGGATGAGGCCCTGAACCGGATCGGAGACACCGAAGAGCTTTACCGGCAAAGCCTTGCCTCTTCCGCCGGCGCGCCGAACAACCTGGCTCGCCTCGCCTCCGACCGCAGTCGGGTGGAGGAGCTGAAAAAGAAGATCGAAGAGCTGAAAAAGCAGCAGGAACAGGCAAAGAAGCAGGCACAGCAGGCCCGCGACCAGAACAAACAGGAACAGAATCAGCAGGATCAGAAAAACCAGCAAGGCCAGCAGAACCAGCAGAATCAGCAGGATCAGAAAGACCAGCAAGGCCAGCAGAACCAGCAGAACCAGCAGAACCAGCAGAATCAGCAGGATCAGAAAGACCAGCAAGGCCAGCAGGGTCAGCAGAATCAGCAGGATCAACAGGGCCAGCAGAACCAGCAGGATCAGAAAGACCAGCAAGGCCAGCAAGGTCAGCAGAACCAGCAGAACAAACAGGATCAACAGGGCCAGCAAAACCAGCAGGGTCAGCAGAACCAACAGGATCAGCAAGGTCAGCAGAACAAACAGGATCAACAGGATCAGCAGGGTCAGCAGAACCAACAGGATCAGCAAGGTCAGCAGAACCGGCAGGATCAGAAAGACCAGCAAGGCCAACAGGGTCAGCAGGGCCGGCAGGATCAGAAAGACCGGCAGAACCGCCCCGACACCGATCAGGCGATCGAACAGGCAAAGCGGGAAGCCGAGCAGCTGAAGAAACAGGCGGATGAGCTGAATCAGACGCAGTTGAGCCAACAGGCCGAAAAGGCCCGGCAGGAGCTCGAAAAAGCCGGGCAGGAGCGCAGGAACAACCGCCGCGATCAGGCGCAGAAGCACTTGGACGAGGCGGCCAGGGCCCTCTCCGGCAACGGCGACGGGCAGGAAGGCGAACAGCAGGATCAGCAGAAATCCGAAGGACAGAAAGGCGAATCCGGCGAACAGCAGGACCAGCAGAAATCCGAGGAGCAGAAAGGCGAATCCGGCGAACAGCAGGATCAGCAGAAATCCGAGGAGCAGAAAGGCGAATCCGGCGAACAGCAGGATCAGCAGAAATCCGAGGAGCAGAAAGGCGAATCCGGCGAACAGCAGGATCCGCAGAAATCCGAGGAGCAGAGTGCGGAGCAGAAGGACGAAAGTGCCGAAGGCGAAGAGAAAAATGAGATCTCTTCGGAAACTGCCGAACAGCTCCTGCAGATGATGAAGGATGAAGAACAATCGCTCCGCGACCGGGTCAACCGGGGCCGCGGCGTAAGGGAACGTAAAGTGGAAAAGGATTGGTAA
- a CDS encoding uroporphyrinogen decarboxylase family protein → MVMDSGERVLTALHCGVPDRVPVNYFANPGIDGRLKRHFGLEASDNEGLLLALGVDFRRVEPPYRGPKLHPDYPERGVISDCWGNRMRKVEHGSGCYWDFCEFPLAEAGPEEVAAWPMPSPDDFDYSGIAEQCRRWRSFAVCVGDPGTADVINSSGRVRGMEQTLIDFALDEPAGTLLAERRAEIQLEVLRRTIEAAKGGIDFLWMGEDLGTQIAPLISMETFRRHLKPLHQRFIDLAASFGLPVMAHCCGSSSWVFDEWIGMGVKAVDTLQPEAANMAPEYLKRRFGGRLAFHGCISTAGALSFGSVEEVRKVCRDTLDIMMPGGGYCFAPTHLIQDNSPLENVLEMYRCAREFGRC, encoded by the coding sequence ATGGTTATGGATTCCGGAGAACGTGTGTTGACTGCCCTGCATTGCGGAGTGCCGGACCGGGTTCCGGTCAACTATTTTGCGAATCCCGGCATCGACGGCCGGCTGAAGCGGCATTTCGGGCTGGAGGCTTCGGACAACGAGGGGCTGCTTCTGGCGCTCGGCGTCGATTTCCGGCGGGTCGAGCCGCCGTATCGCGGCCCGAAGCTCCATCCGGATTATCCGGAGCGCGGCGTGATTTCGGACTGCTGGGGGAACCGCATGCGCAAGGTCGAACACGGTTCCGGCTGCTACTGGGATTTCTGCGAGTTCCCGCTGGCCGAGGCCGGCCCGGAGGAGGTCGCCGCCTGGCCGATGCCTTCTCCGGACGACTTCGATTACTCCGGCATCGCGGAGCAGTGCCGGCGCTGGAGATCGTTCGCCGTCTGCGTCGGGGACCCCGGAACCGCGGATGTGATCAATTCGAGCGGCCGGGTCCGCGGCATGGAACAGACCCTGATCGATTTCGCGCTCGATGAGCCGGCCGGGACGCTGCTGGCGGAACGCCGGGCCGAAATTCAGCTCGAGGTGCTGCGCCGGACCATCGAAGCGGCGAAGGGCGGCATCGACTTTCTCTGGATGGGAGAGGATCTCGGCACCCAGATCGCGCCTCTCATCAGCATGGAGACCTTCCGCAGGCACCTGAAGCCGCTCCATCAGCGTTTCATCGACCTGGCCGCCTCGTTCGGGCTGCCGGTCATGGCCCACTGCTGCGGCTCGAGCAGCTGGGTTTTCGACGAGTGGATCGGAATGGGCGTGAAGGCGGTCGATACGCTCCAGCCCGAGGCCGCGAACATGGCGCCGGAATATCTGAAACGGCGTTTCGGCGGCCGCCTGGCGTTTCACGGCTGCATCAGCACGGCGGGAGCCCTGAGCTTCGGCTCCGTGGAGGAGGTCCGCAAGGTCTGCCGGGATACGCTCGACATCATGATGCCGGGCGGCGGCTACTGCTTCGCGCCGACCCATCTGATCCAGGACAATTCTCCGCTTGAGAATGTCCTGGAGATGTACCGCTGCGCCCGGGAGTTCGGCCGCTGCTGA
- a CDS encoding ribonuclease catalytic domain-containing protein, translating into MPSFNPGALVLYHGKSACVTAVTKDKIEIRIEGGNTKSVRAKDIEFLHPGPAASLPPAVLPAPDAGELIELIEGEQLPFAEFAELAYGSRSAAAFYSAWLLLQDGTCFTGSVENGVAARPREEIEAALAAAREKEEKLRRRAELIDRIRSGALLPEDLPAMREIEQVAFGESASSRLLKELDIEPTPQKAHALLLRLGVWDLFVNPHPRRAGVGLEDPSCPLGTLPDEERTDLTHLAALAIDDEGSNDPDDAVSCEDGLLWVHVADPAALVTPGSEADGEAMSRGENLYLPEGITHMLPPEATGMFGLGLQAESPALSFAIRITDDGEAVLEKMVLSRVRVERLTYEGAAARWEESPLRELRPMLERFKQNRRAAGALFIDLPEVKIKVREREVAITPVGITPERELVANAMLAAGSAVARYADEHGIALPFATQPPPDAAGLPEGIEPGLAAMFALRRSCPPSVVSTVASPHAGLGLPCYARVTSPLRRYGDLLAHQQLRRIIRGEEPLSMEYLDERLAAAEREALARRRLERQSNEFWTQVFLALHPGYESEAFMVFRQDDRLTYLIPELAYEFKNRFGGKIALGERVAVQLTRSDPAEGVANFRIV; encoded by the coding sequence ATGCCGTCATTCAATCCCGGAGCGCTCGTGCTCTATCATGGAAAGAGCGCCTGCGTCACAGCCGTAACCAAAGACAAAATCGAAATCCGCATCGAGGGCGGAAACACGAAATCCGTCCGGGCGAAGGACATTGAATTCCTGCATCCGGGTCCGGCCGCGTCTCTGCCGCCCGCCGTGCTGCCCGCGCCGGATGCCGGAGAGCTGATCGAACTGATCGAAGGCGAACAGCTGCCGTTCGCGGAATTCGCGGAACTCGCCTACGGCAGCCGCAGCGCCGCCGCATTCTATTCGGCCTGGCTGCTGCTGCAGGACGGAACCTGTTTCACCGGCTCGGTCGAAAACGGCGTTGCGGCGCGTCCGCGCGAAGAGATCGAAGCCGCGCTCGCCGCCGCGCGGGAAAAGGAGGAAAAGCTCCGGCGCCGGGCAGAACTGATCGACCGGATCCGTTCCGGAGCGCTCCTGCCGGAAGACCTGCCCGCCATGCGTGAAATCGAGCAGGTCGCATTCGGCGAATCGGCCTCCAGCCGCCTTCTGAAGGAGCTCGACATCGAGCCGACGCCGCAGAAGGCCCATGCGCTGCTGCTCCGGCTCGGCGTCTGGGATCTGTTCGTGAACCCGCACCCGCGCCGGGCCGGCGTCGGCCTGGAGGACCCGTCCTGCCCGCTCGGAACGCTGCCGGACGAGGAGAGGACCGACCTGACCCATCTTGCCGCGCTCGCCATCGATGACGAAGGCAGCAACGACCCGGATGACGCCGTCAGCTGCGAGGACGGGCTGCTCTGGGTCCATGTGGCCGATCCGGCCGCCCTCGTCACGCCCGGCAGCGAAGCGGACGGCGAAGCGATGAGCCGCGGCGAAAACCTCTACCTGCCCGAGGGGATCACCCATATGCTCCCACCGGAAGCGACCGGAATGTTCGGCCTCGGGCTCCAGGCGGAAAGCCCGGCGCTCTCCTTCGCAATCCGCATCACCGACGACGGCGAAGCGGTGCTGGAGAAGATGGTCCTGAGCCGCGTCCGCGTCGAACGTCTGACTTATGAGGGCGCCGCCGCGCGCTGGGAAGAGTCTCCGCTTCGCGAGCTGCGCCCGATGCTCGAACGCTTCAAGCAGAACCGCCGCGCCGCCGGCGCCCTCTTCATCGACCTGCCCGAAGTGAAGATCAAAGTGCGGGAGCGCGAAGTGGCGATCACGCCGGTCGGCATCACGCCGGAGCGGGAGCTTGTCGCCAACGCCATGCTGGCCGCCGGCTCCGCCGTGGCCCGTTACGCCGACGAGCACGGAATCGCGCTGCCGTTCGCAACGCAGCCGCCGCCCGACGCGGCCGGACTGCCGGAGGGAATCGAGCCCGGGCTCGCCGCCATGTTCGCGCTCCGCCGCAGTTGTCCGCCGAGCGTCGTCTCGACCGTGGCGTCCCCGCACGCGGGGCTCGGGCTCCCGTGCTATGCCCGCGTGACGAGCCCGCTGCGCCGCTACGGGGATCTGCTCGCACATCAGCAGCTTCGCCGCATCATCCGCGGCGAAGAGCCGCTTTCGATGGAATATCTCGACGAACGTCTTGCGGCGGCCGAGCGCGAAGCCCTCGCCCGCCGCCGCCTGGAACGCCAGTCGAACGAGTTCTGGACGCAGGTTTTCCTTGCGCTCCACCCCGGCTACGAATCCGAGGCCTTCATGGTCTTCCGGCAGGACGACCGGCTCACGTACCTGATTCCGGAGCTCGCCTATGAGTTCAAGAACCGGTTCGGCGGCAAAATCGCCCTCGGTGAACGGGTCGCCGTCCAGCTGACCCGCTCCGATCCGGCCGAAGGCGTCGCCAATTTCCGCATTGTCTGA
- a CDS encoding GNAT family N-acetyltransferase, which produces MKTILTTPRLTLREMTRADRTDLAEILQDPEAMYAYEHAFSGEEVDQWLDRQLERYARYGFGLWAVIDHVTGEWVGQCGLTIQNVENVEELEVGYLLKRRFWHRGYAREAAAACRDYAFNALGRTRLVACVRVNNAPSRRVAEYLGMSVERIFIKHYYDMDMPHALYVQELPEREGKTR; this is translated from the coding sequence ATGAAAACGATTCTGACCACGCCGCGCCTCACGCTCCGGGAGATGACCCGGGCCGACCGGACCGATCTTGCTGAAATCCTGCAGGACCCGGAGGCGATGTACGCCTATGAACACGCCTTCTCCGGGGAGGAGGTCGATCAATGGCTCGACCGGCAGCTTGAGCGTTATGCCCGTTACGGGTTCGGACTCTGGGCCGTGATCGATCATGTGACCGGGGAGTGGGTCGGCCAGTGCGGACTCACCATCCAGAATGTCGAGAATGTCGAGGAACTCGAGGTCGGTTATCTGCTGAAGCGCCGTTTCTGGCATCGCGGATATGCGAGAGAGGCCGCCGCGGCCTGCCGCGACTATGCGTTCAATGCGCTCGGCCGGACCCGACTGGTCGCCTGTGTGCGGGTCAACAACGCCCCGTCCCGCCGGGTCGCCGAGTATCTCGGCATGTCGGTGGAGCGGATTTTCATCAAACATTATTACGATATGGACATGCCGCACGCGCTTTATGTGCAGGAACTGCCGGAAAGGGAAGGGAAAACGCGATGA
- a CDS encoding arsenate reductase family protein produces the protein MSYLFICYPKCSTCRKAEEFLKERGIAYRFRNIVEERPAAGELAKWIAASGLPVRRFFNTSGMLYRAGKLSERLPGMSDAEKIELLASDGMLVKRPLLVGDDGSVRVGFRPEEWADLKA, from the coding sequence ATGAGTTATCTGTTTATCTGTTACCCGAAATGTTCGACCTGCCGCAAGGCGGAGGAATTTCTGAAGGAACGCGGAATTGCGTACCGCTTCCGCAACATCGTCGAAGAGCGGCCGGCGGCCGGGGAGCTGGCAAAGTGGATTGCTGCAAGCGGTCTGCCGGTCAGGCGCTTCTTCAACACGTCCGGCATGCTGTACCGGGCCGGAAAGCTGAGCGAACGCCTGCCCGGGATGAGCGATGCGGAGAAGATCGAACTGCTCGCCTCGGACGGCATGCTGGTCAAACGCCCTCTGCTGGTCGGGGACGACGGCAGTGTGCGTGTCGGTTTCCGCCCGGAAGAGTGGGCGGATCTGAAGGCTTGA